In the Klebsiella aerogenes KCTC 2190 genome, one interval contains:
- a CDS encoding molybdopterin cofactor-binding domain-containing protein codes for MCASPSAPLRRVDGLAKVKGTAVYGDDITLPGMLYGVCRFADIPAGKIEAIDLSEALNVAGVVKIATWQDIPGTPVVGIIVKDYLPIVKDEVVFHGDVVAVVAATSYEAACEAADKIHVRYTPYKPLTDVEAALAADARRIHPERSDNIAAHHHTVKGDIAKGFAEASHVIEREYEVGFQEHAYIEPEVVLTWLDPTDGSLIISGSIQNPHRVRSFVAKFMGCPQSQINVKRAVMGGSFGGKDDIIDHLACRSALMTRLTGRPVKFTYTREQSIIESCKRHPYKMKYRAGVDDNGRILAIKIDILADSGGYAASSPFVTWRSSVQAAGPYNIDNVHIDVKAVYTNNSYTSAMRGFGSPQVVYANESFMDEIADVLNLSPVAVREVNALRQGDTSVTGQRFDKHTVSATEVLSKAVNASEFAAKRQHYRELNQKGGVYRYGIGLALSYRGCSIGAEGVDTSTALIQVNEDGSVNLATSVSENGQGLQTAMSLIAAEAFGIPLSELHFMEPPTSVIGDGGSTAATRGTMVGGGAILDAADKIKRRILSVVGDSIGTRELAETLWQDGFIINVQDSERRIDFKTAVNKTKWASVSLTEYGWFVPPPIHWDEEKGCGSPYFTWVYGCQVAEVRVNTSTGKTDLLHVTAAHDVGRVLNPVGFEGQVYGGVAQGFGYALLEDFNIENGQVKSENFDSYLLPTMKDIPPMTIIGVENPDIAGPLGAKGIGEPATELAAAAINNAVSFALETRFNKLPLTLEQVILGYNLKKPVRQSEMMLEAENKKQVLRLTDVEVIRAKSLQEALTLLAQEGVTAIAGGTDVIVQGRLQTRAMRLVDISRLPELTQVSEDPVSHEVIIGGAMTFNRITDHPLLRERYPLLVQACHTVGSHQIRNRATIGGNIVNAAPCGDSIPPAILYDARIELRSLNGVRTLGLGEFLLSGYKTQRQPDELLTKVILPPPARPRAKGFYHQLGRRNALNITRQSLSALLDFADDGTVSYCRLVDGALFSKPQRLLDIERCLLGKPLNSDTINSACEVLDKLIYAAIGKRWSAAYKQPVFVNMFRDMMAEAQRASGI; via the coding sequence ATGTGTGCTTCACCTTCAGCGCCGCTACGGCGCGTGGATGGACTGGCGAAAGTCAAAGGAACGGCCGTTTATGGCGACGATATTACCTTACCGGGCATGCTGTATGGCGTTTGCCGCTTTGCGGATATACCCGCCGGGAAAATCGAGGCGATAGATCTTAGCGAGGCGCTGAATGTTGCAGGCGTAGTAAAAATCGCCACCTGGCAGGATATCCCCGGTACACCGGTCGTGGGGATCATCGTCAAAGATTATCTGCCTATCGTCAAAGACGAGGTGGTCTTTCACGGCGATGTCGTCGCCGTGGTGGCGGCAACCAGTTATGAAGCCGCCTGCGAAGCGGCGGATAAAATTCATGTGCGCTATACGCCTTATAAGCCGCTAACGGACGTAGAAGCCGCGCTGGCGGCGGACGCCCGGCGAATTCACCCGGAGCGCAGCGATAATATCGCCGCCCATCACCACACCGTTAAAGGCGACATCGCCAAAGGCTTTGCCGAAGCCAGTCACGTGATTGAACGTGAATATGAAGTGGGCTTCCAGGAACACGCTTACATTGAACCGGAAGTCGTACTGACCTGGCTTGACCCCACCGATGGTAGCCTGATTATCTCCGGCTCCATTCAGAACCCGCACCGCGTACGCAGCTTCGTGGCTAAGTTTATGGGCTGTCCGCAAAGCCAGATTAACGTCAAACGCGCGGTGATGGGCGGCTCGTTCGGCGGCAAAGATGACATCATCGATCACCTGGCCTGCCGTTCCGCATTGATGACGCGCCTGACCGGTCGTCCGGTGAAATTTACCTACACCCGCGAGCAGTCCATTATCGAAAGCTGTAAGCGCCACCCTTATAAAATGAAGTATCGCGCCGGGGTGGACGACAACGGACGCATTCTGGCGATCAAAATCGATATTCTTGCCGACAGCGGCGGCTATGCGGCGTCCTCCCCGTTCGTCACCTGGCGTTCTTCGGTGCAGGCCGCTGGGCCGTACAATATTGATAACGTCCATATCGACGTTAAAGCCGTCTATACCAACAACAGCTATACCTCGGCGATGCGTGGTTTCGGTTCACCACAGGTGGTTTACGCCAACGAATCATTTATGGATGAAATTGCCGACGTGCTCAATCTCTCGCCGGTGGCGGTGCGTGAAGTGAACGCGCTGCGTCAGGGCGATACCTCGGTCACCGGGCAGCGGTTTGATAAACACACCGTCTCGGCGACTGAAGTCCTGAGTAAGGCGGTGAATGCCTCGGAATTTGCGGCAAAACGCCAACACTATCGTGAATTGAATCAAAAAGGCGGCGTTTATCGCTATGGCATTGGCCTGGCGCTGAGCTACCGTGGTTGTTCCATCGGCGCGGAAGGGGTTGATACCTCGACGGCGCTCATTCAGGTGAATGAGGACGGCAGCGTCAATCTGGCGACATCGGTTTCTGAAAACGGTCAGGGTCTGCAAACCGCGATGTCGCTAATCGCCGCGGAAGCCTTTGGTATTCCTCTATCTGAACTGCATTTTATGGAACCGCCGACCTCGGTTATCGGCGACGGCGGATCGACGGCGGCAACTCGTGGGACTATGGTCGGCGGTGGGGCGATTCTTGACGCCGCGGACAAGATAAAACGCCGCATTCTCAGCGTCGTCGGCGACAGCATCGGCACCCGCGAGTTGGCTGAAACCTTGTGGCAGGATGGCTTTATCATCAACGTCCAGGACAGTGAACGGCGTATTGATTTCAAAACCGCGGTTAATAAAACCAAATGGGCCAGCGTCAGCCTGACCGAATACGGCTGGTTTGTGCCGCCGCCCATTCACTGGGATGAAGAAAAAGGCTGCGGCAGCCCGTACTTTACCTGGGTTTACGGCTGCCAGGTGGCTGAGGTAAGAGTGAACACCAGCACCGGTAAAACCGATTTGCTGCATGTTACCGCCGCCCATGACGTGGGCCGGGTACTCAACCCGGTGGGGTTTGAAGGTCAGGTTTACGGTGGCGTGGCGCAGGGTTTTGGCTACGCGCTGCTGGAAGACTTCAACATTGAAAATGGCCAGGTCAAATCGGAAAACTTCGACAGCTACCTGCTGCCGACGATGAAAGATATTCCGCCGATGACGATTATCGGCGTAGAAAACCCGGATATCGCCGGGCCTCTGGGGGCGAAGGGGATCGGCGAACCAGCCACTGAACTGGCGGCGGCGGCTATCAACAACGCGGTGAGTTTTGCCCTCGAGACGCGGTTTAATAAATTACCGTTGACCCTCGAACAGGTGATCCTCGGCTACAACCTGAAAAAGCCGGTTCGCCAAAGCGAAATGATGCTGGAGGCGGAAAACAAGAAGCAGGTGCTGCGCCTCACTGACGTGGAAGTGATTCGCGCGAAAAGCCTGCAGGAGGCGTTAACTCTGCTGGCGCAAGAGGGCGTGACGGCTATCGCCGGCGGTACCGATGTAATTGTGCAGGGGCGTCTGCAAACCCGCGCGATGCGGCTGGTTGATATTTCCCGTCTGCCGGAGTTGACGCAGGTGAGCGAAGATCCGGTCAGCCATGAGGTCATCATTGGCGGAGCGATGACCTTTAACCGTATTACCGATCATCCGCTGTTGCGCGAACGTTACCCGCTGCTGGTGCAGGCCTGTCATACCGTCGGTTCGCACCAGATCCGTAATCGCGCCACCATCGGCGGCAATATCGTCAACGCCGCGCCCTGCGGCGATTCCATTCCACCTGCCATCCTCTATGACGCGCGCATCGAGCTGCGCTCGCTAAATGGCGTACGCACCCTCGGTCTGGGCGAGTTTTTGCTGTCCGGCTACAAGACCCAGCGCCAGCCGGATGAACTTTTGACCAAAGTGATACTGCCGCCGCCGGCGCGCCCGCGGGCTAAAGGTTTCTATCACCAGTTAGGGCGGCGCAACGCGCTCAACATCACCCGTCAGAGCCTGAGCGCGCTGCTCGATTTTGCTGATGATGGCACGGTGAGCTACTGCCGTCTGGTGGACGGCGCGCTGTTCAGTAAGCCGCAGCGGTTACTGGATATTGAACGCTGCCTGCTAGGGAAACCGTTAAATAGCGACACGATTAACAGCGCCTGCGAGGTGCTGGACAAGCTTATCTATGCGGCCATCGGTAAGCGCTGGTCGGCGGCATATAAGCAGCCGGTGTTCGTCAATATGTTCCGCGACATGATGGCCGAGGCGCAACGGGCCTCAGGGATTTAA
- a CDS encoding (2Fe-2S)-binding protein, producing the protein MSTIKVKVNGKLVEAKVEGNMRLLDLVRDTLHLTATKEGCSIGECGACTVLMDGNAVCSCLVLAEQCDEAEIETLEGLNDNPITQKLQDAFIEKGGVQCGFCTPGVLVSATELLTKEPHPDEAQIKDVLEGNMCRCTGYQPIIDSIQHAIKS; encoded by the coding sequence ATGAGCACAATTAAAGTGAAGGTAAACGGCAAGCTGGTGGAAGCAAAAGTAGAAGGCAATATGCGCCTATTGGATCTGGTGCGGGATACATTGCATCTTACCGCCACCAAAGAGGGATGTTCGATTGGCGAATGCGGCGCCTGCACGGTGCTGATGGACGGTAACGCCGTTTGTTCTTGTCTGGTACTGGCCGAACAGTGTGATGAAGCGGAGATCGAGACGCTCGAAGGGTTAAACGATAATCCGATTACGCAAAAATTACAGGATGCATTTATTGAGAAGGGCGGCGTGCAGTGCGGGTTCTGTACGCCGGGAGTACTGGTCAGCGCCACCGAATTATTAACCAAAGAGCCGCATCCGGACGAAGCGCAAATAAAGGATGTATTAGAAGGCAATATGTGCCGCTGTACCGGCTATCAGCCGATTATTGATTCCATTCAACACGCGATTAAATCGTGA